In Pithys albifrons albifrons isolate INPA30051 chromosome 8, PitAlb_v1, whole genome shotgun sequence, a single window of DNA contains:
- the LOC139675001 gene encoding zinc finger protein 436-like, protein MEEEAARKRKMPWAPQAGPELSMESMEDKSPQQNLEAEAVLKGSRAQEVTGEEKPRRSQTGRRSSKHSPCSSEEEKPSPCREGGRSFRESSDLVIHEQVHNEEKPYKCLECGKSFSQSSILIQHQMIHTGERPYKCLECGKSFIKKNHLKRHQMIHSGERPYKCSECGNSFRQSSCLIRHQVIHTGEQPYKCLECGRSFSDRSNLMTHQRLHSTERPYKCLECEKSFSHSSDLIRHQKIHSGERPYECPECGKRFKTSSHLLLHERTHTEERPFRCSDCGKSFNRNSHLVLHQRIHTGERPFKCDECGKSFIQRSDLSTHQQTHK, encoded by the exons atggaggaggaggctgcgaggaagaggaagatgccctgggccccccaggcag gccccgagctgagcatggagagcatggaggacaaatccccccagcagaacctcgaggcagaggctgttttgaagggctccagggcacaggaggtcactggggaggaaaagccacggAGATCCCAGACAGGGAGGAGGAGCTCCAAACACAGCCCGTGTTCATCTGAGGAGGAAAAACCAAGCCCATGCAGGGAAGGCGGCCGGAGCTTCAGGGAGAGCTCTGACCTGGTGATCCATGAGCAGGTTCACAATGAGGAGAAgccctacaagtgcttggaatgtgggaagagcttcagccagagctccatCCTGATCCAGCACCAGATGATCCATACTGGGGAAAGGCCCTACAAATGcctggaatgtgggaagagcttcatcaAGAAAAACCACCTGAAGcgccaccagatgatccactCTGGGGAAAGGCCCTACAAGTGCTCGGAGTGTGGGAACAGCTTCCGCCAGAGCTCCTGTCTGATCCGCCACCAGGTCATCCACACTGGAGAGCAAccctacaagtgcttggaatgtgggagaAGCTTCAGTGACCGCTCCAACCTGATGACCCACCAGCGCCTGCACTCCACAGAACGGCCCTACAAGTGTTTGGAATGtgagaagagcttcagccaCAGCTCCGACCTGATCCGCCACCAAAAGATCCACTCTGGGGAACGGCCCTACGAGTGtcctgagtgtgggaagaggtttaaGACCAGCTCCCATCTCCTCCTCCATGAgaggacacacacagaggagaggcccttccgctgctctgactgcgggaagagcttcaaccGGAACTCCCACCTCGTCCTCCACCAGCgaatccacactggggagaggccatTCAAGTGTGACGAgtgcgggaagagcttcatccAGCGCAGTGACCTTTCCACACACCAACAGACCCACAAGTGA
- the LOC139675025 gene encoding hydroperoxide isomerase ALOXE3-like, with the protein MAVYKVTVATGDVAEAGTKNSISITLVGSRGESPRTTVSFFFLPGQEKTLSVACGQDLGPIVLIRLHKQRNFLEDSWFCKDVRVTAPNGTLYRFPCNKWLEDVTTVEVREGSGKKLVDDELQILKEHRRRELAARQEAFRWKNYAQGWPRCLNVDSVKELDSNIQFSSVRATNFAGSLILEGASHLLSGFLLRNTSWASLDDMRTIFSRTKGRDIVPEYVAKHWQEDKFFGYQFLNGNNPIIIQRCSVLPPKFPVTPEMVAGSLGAGTDLDKEMQEGRIFIVDYEVLEDIPADTINGRQQYVAAPLCLLHQRADGCLRPIAIQLSQKPGRSSPIFLPSDDEWDWLLAKTWVRNADFYSHQLITHLLRTHLFGEVFAIATLRHLPSCHPLFKLLMPHFRFTLHINTLARTVLINPGGLIDMGSGITNEGLQLVVQRGLEQVTYTSLCLPDDIQHRGMSHIPNYHYRDDGMSLWEAIESFVTGIVKFYYGADVAVSGDTELQAWVMDIFTNGFLGRTSSGVPSSLQTVAELIKFLSMVMFTCSAQHAAVNNGQYDLGAFTPNAPSSMRHPPPSEKGRAFLQHFLDTLPEVATTAKILVTLILLSSQLKDRRLLGQYPEEWFTEAEPRRLIRVFQGRLEEIHDEIEERNYVAELRYNYLNPQEIENSISI; encoded by the exons ATGGCTGTCTACAAGGTGACAGTGGCCACAGGGGATGTGGCAGAAGCTGGGACTAAGAACTCCATCTCCATCACCTTGGTTGGCAGCCGAGGCGAGAGCCCCCGGACCACtgtctccttcttcttcctgccagggcag gAGAAGACACTTTCTGTGGCCTGTGGGCAGGACCTGGGTCCCATTGTCCTCATCCGCCTGCACAAGCAGCGGAACTTCCTGGAGGACAGCTGGTTCTGCAAGGATGTCCGGGTGACAGCCCCCAATGGCACCCTGTACCGCTTCCCCTGCAACAAGTGGCTGGAGGACGTCACCACGGTGGAGGTGCGGGAGGGCTCAG GGAAGAAGCTGGTGGATGACGAGCTGCAGATCCTGAAGGAACATCGGCGTCGGGAGCTGGCAGCACGACAGGAGGCTTTCCG GTGGAAGAACTATGCTCAGGGCTGGCCCCGCTGCCTCAACGTGGACTCTGTCAAGGAGCTGGACTCCAATATCCAGTTCTCCTCTGTCAGGGCCACCAACTTCGCCGGTTCCCTCATCTTAGA AGGGGCCTCCCACCTTCTGTCAGGTTTCCTGCTGAGAAACACCTCCTGGGCCAGCCTGGATGACATGCGTACCATCTTCTCCCGGACGAAGGGCAGAGATATCG TTCCTGAGTACGTGGCCAAACACTGGCAAGAAGACAAGTTCTTTGGTTACCAGTTCCTCAACGGCAACAACCCCATCATCATCCAGCGGTGTTCTGTGCTGCCGCCCAAATTCCCAGTGACGCCAGAGATGGTGGCTGGCTCGCTGGGGGCTGGCACTGACCTGGATAAGGAGATGCAAGAAGGGCGAATCTTCATCGTGGACTATGAGGTGCTGGAGGACATCCCGGCTGACACCATCAATGGACGCCAGCAGTACGTGGCAGCCCCACTGTGCCTGCTCCACCAGCGTGCTGATGGGTGTCTGCGCCCCATCGCCATCCAG CTCAGCCAAAAGCCAGGGCGCTCCAGCCCCATCTTCCTGCCGAGCGATGACGAGTGGGACTGGCTGTTGGCCAAGACCTGGGTGCGCAACGCTGACTTCTACAGCCACCAGCTCATCACCCACCTGCTGAGGACTCACCTGTTCGGGGAGGTCTTCGCCATTGCCACCCTGCGCCACCTGCCCTCATGCCACCCCCTCTTCAAG CTCCTCATGCCTCACTTTCGCTTCACGCTGCACATCAACACCTTGGCTCGCACTGTCCTCATCAACCCTGGCGGCCTCATCGACATG ggcTCAGGGATAACCaatgaggggctgcagctggtggTGCAGAGGGGCCTGGAGCAGGTAACCTACACATCCCTGTGCCTCCCCGATGACATCCAGCACCGTGGCATGTCCCACATCCCCAACTACCACTATCGGGATGATGGCATGAGCCTCTGGGAAGCCATTGAGAG CTTTGTCACTGGCATCGTGAAGTTTTACTATGGTGCAGACGTGGCAGTGAGTGGGGACACTGAGCTGCAGGCCTGGGTGATGGACATCTTCACCAATGGCTTCCTGGGCAGGACCTCCTCAG GTGTCCCCTCCTCGCTGCAGACAGTGGCAGAGCTCATCAAGTTCCTCAGCATGGTGATGTTCACCTGCTCAGCTCAGCATGCGGCTGTCAACAATGGGCAG TATGACTTGGGTGCCTTCACGCCCAATGCCCCATCCTCCATGCGCCACCCACCACCCAGCGAGAAGGGACGCGCCTTCCTCCAGCACTTCCTCGACACGCTCCCTGAGGTGGCCACCACTGCCAAAATCCTAGTCACCCTCATCCTCCTCAGCTCCCAACTCAAGGACAGG AGACTCCTGGGACAGTACCCTGAGGAGTGGTTCACAGAGGCAGAACCGCGGCGGCTCATCCGAGTCTTTCAGGGACGGCTGGAGGAGATCCATGATGAGATCGAGGAGAGGAACTACGTGGCTGAGCTGAGATACAACTACCTGAACCCACAGGAGATTGAGAACAGCATCTCCATCTGA